From the genome of Vibrio porteresiae DSM 19223, one region includes:
- the cysN gene encoding sulfate adenylyltransferase subunit CysN, whose amino-acid sequence MSHSSDLIAKDIEAYLKVHENKDLLRFLTCGNVDDGKSTLIGRLLYDSKLIYEDQMAAIEKDSQKFNTTDQAFDLALLVDGLQSEREQGITIDVAYRYFSTDKRKFIIADTPGHEQYTRNMATGASTCDLAIVMVDARHGIQTQTRRHSYICSLLGIKHVIVAINKMDLMGFSQDVYQKIKADYREMAEHLNIDDIRFVPISALLGDNVVTPSENMDWYPGATLMKLLETVKVGKDTNTQPMRFPVQYVNRPNLNFRGFCGTLASGMIQVGDEVTALPSGKTSRVKSIYTFDGDLELAQSGQAITLILEDEIDVSRGDMLVHTGHEPQVSRKFDAHVVWMSEAPLRTHKEYLLKFATKTCTGRISAIPYKVDVNTLEQHAENSESLELNEIALTSLSLTDEVAMDEYQSLPKTGSFIIIDRHTNVTVGAGMVDKIISGVTTDAREYSQAEKELNAYVRKHFPEWGCIEV is encoded by the coding sequence ATGTCGCATTCATCTGATTTGATTGCAAAAGATATTGAAGCCTACTTAAAAGTTCATGAGAACAAAGACCTATTACGGTTTCTCACTTGTGGTAACGTTGATGACGGTAAATCAACGCTTATCGGCCGCTTGCTTTATGATAGCAAGCTCATCTATGAAGATCAGATGGCAGCGATTGAGAAAGACTCTCAGAAATTCAATACGACTGACCAAGCATTTGATTTGGCGCTGTTGGTGGATGGCCTGCAATCTGAACGTGAACAAGGTATTACGATTGATGTAGCGTACCGTTATTTTTCAACTGACAAGCGTAAATTCATTATCGCCGATACCCCTGGGCATGAGCAGTATACTCGTAATATGGCGACTGGTGCTTCAACCTGTGACCTTGCCATTGTGATGGTAGATGCTCGTCATGGTATCCAGACTCAAACACGTCGTCATAGCTATATTTGCAGTTTGCTTGGCATCAAGCACGTTATTGTTGCTATTAACAAAATGGATTTGATGGGCTTTAGTCAAGATGTATATCAGAAGATTAAAGCAGATTATCGTGAGATGGCGGAGCATCTCAATATTGACGATATTCGTTTTGTGCCTATTTCTGCACTACTTGGCGACAACGTTGTTACGCCAAGTGAGAATATGGACTGGTATCCTGGTGCAACATTAATGAAACTATTGGAAACCGTTAAAGTGGGTAAAGACACCAACACCCAACCAATGCGTTTCCCTGTTCAATATGTCAACCGTCCAAATCTTAATTTCCGAGGTTTCTGCGGCACTCTTGCTTCCGGGATGATTCAGGTTGGTGATGAAGTCACAGCGTTGCCATCTGGTAAGACTTCGCGTGTAAAATCCATTTATACCTTTGATGGTGATCTTGAGTTGGCTCAATCAGGGCAAGCAATCACTTTGATTCTGGAAGATGAAATCGATGTTTCCCGTGGTGACATGCTTGTTCATACCGGGCATGAGCCTCAGGTTAGCCGAAAATTCGATGCACATGTTGTGTGGATGAGCGAAGCACCTCTTCGTACTCACAAAGAATACCTGCTTAAGTTCGCGACCAAGACATGTACTGGCCGGATTAGTGCTATTCCCTATAAAGTAGATGTGAATACATTAGAGCAGCATGCAGAAAACAGCGAATCTTTAGAGTTAAATGAAATTGCGTTAACCAGTCTATCGCTTACGGATGAGGTGGCGATGGATGAGTATCAATCACTGCCTAAAACGGGCTCGTTTATCATTATTGATCGCCATACTAATGTGACTGTTGGTGCTGGAATGGTGGATAAGATTATCAGTGGTGTTACGACTGATGCTCGTGAATATTCTCAAGCAGAAAAAGAGCTTAATGCGTATGTGCGCAAGCATTTCCCTGAATGGGGTTGCATTGAGGTTTAA
- a CDS encoding glycosyltransferase family 92 protein, translated as MVDGMSFLCKSVKTKNGEPRVKLIAIAKDESAYLAEWIYHHHYFGVDSFDIHVNNTADNTIEVLNKLKERFDINIIDSNGLYQQYGVHFQTQAYEMSLKGLNKKEFTHVGFLDVDEFWTPADFSKSIKDILIKNNQFDSLIFSWVIHVDEYEFSRCFRPTIKVVNDHHVKCFAKTSSSFKASIHNIVGESLDYGDCDGVSVRFSDETNSKLESIPKVLPNAFILHRAYRSELEYVSALARGRPNGSRFKNNRKGYYIPNDKFYDFVINGDALKRYYLGLDIIFHDLELDSLIAQAQRYIKDRYRSVLKLATDKTTELEKQQLVTALGNIKIPEVNIIKNKLAHELKDKIEENMQRKKHIDAIRDAAMFFDKVDDGDVAYVLMELAHKLRPEGKFIEQKFKEFSQRRSIDD; from the coding sequence GTGGTTGATGGTATGTCTTTTCTTTGCAAAAGCGTCAAGACAAAAAATGGTGAACCTAGAGTTAAGCTTATAGCTATAGCTAAAGATGAGTCCGCCTATTTGGCTGAATGGATTTATCATCATCACTATTTTGGCGTTGATTCATTTGATATTCATGTTAATAACACTGCTGATAATACGATAGAAGTACTAAATAAATTAAAAGAAAGATTTGATATCAATATAATTGATTCCAACGGTTTGTATCAGCAGTATGGTGTGCATTTTCAAACCCAAGCATATGAGATGTCACTTAAGGGGTTGAATAAAAAAGAGTTTACTCATGTCGGATTTTTAGATGTCGATGAGTTTTGGACGCCTGCGGATTTCTCCAAATCGATCAAAGATATATTAATAAAGAATAATCAATTTGATTCGTTGATCTTTAGTTGGGTAATTCATGTTGATGAATATGAATTTTCTCGTTGTTTTCGACCTACTATAAAAGTAGTGAACGATCATCATGTGAAATGTTTCGCAAAAACAAGTAGTTCATTTAAAGCATCTATTCATAATATTGTAGGTGAGTCACTCGATTATGGAGACTGTGATGGAGTTTCTGTAAGGTTTTCTGATGAAACTAATTCTAAGCTGGAGTCGATACCGAAAGTACTGCCTAATGCATTTATTCTTCATAGAGCGTATCGAAGCGAGTTAGAATATGTTTCTGCATTAGCTCGAGGACGACCTAATGGCAGCCGGTTCAAAAACAATCGTAAAGGATATTATATTCCAAATGATAAATTTTATGATTTTGTTATTAATGGTGACGCTCTTAAACGCTACTACTTAGGTTTGGATATTATATTTCATGATTTAGAATTGGATTCTTTAATTGCTCAAGCTCAGCGATATATTAAAGACCGCTACAGGAGCGTTTTAAAGTTAGCCACCGATAAAACTACTGAGTTAGAAAAGCAACAATTAGTAACGGCTTTGGGTAATATTAAAATTCCTGAGGTTAATATTATCAAAAATAAATTGGCACATGAGCTTAAAGATAAAATCGAAGAGAATATGCAAAGAAAAAAACATATTGATGCAATTCGAGACGCTGCAATGTTTTTTGATAAAGTTGATGATGGCGATGTTGCTTATGTATTAATGGAATTGGCTCACAAGTTACGTCCGGAAGGAAAGTTTATAGAGCAAAAATTCAAAGAGTTTAGTCAAAGAAGGTCAATAGATGATTGA
- a CDS encoding YjbF family lipoprotein gives MLKTVIKVSSLALLILLSGCSENSQNVNATIYSTIIGPDETNISQEIVDNIPYASMYARLGDNPQALLVLGWVEENKTPVVFKWISASNEMVVTESGRIVKTVNLVNGGNLVALRSSQPDPLTLGVLRNSTPKQWQFTLSWMPGYHMNYEAKSTFIIGDLESVSLPNHTQNLIAVTEKVDIDKLSVTYTNHYWIDPITEQVVASQQYLYPGSSRIDLSIAKEFHGEVK, from the coding sequence ATGCTGAAGACGGTTATAAAAGTAAGCTCACTTGCATTGCTTATTTTACTTTCTGGATGTTCCGAAAATTCACAAAATGTTAATGCCACTATTTATTCGACTATCATTGGCCCTGATGAGACCAATATATCGCAAGAAATAGTAGATAATATTCCTTATGCCAGTATGTATGCTCGTTTGGGTGACAACCCTCAGGCTTTATTAGTGTTAGGGTGGGTTGAGGAGAACAAAACGCCCGTTGTATTCAAATGGATTTCTGCTAGTAATGAAATGGTTGTGACTGAATCGGGTAGGATTGTAAAAACAGTCAATTTAGTGAATGGTGGTAACCTTGTTGCACTACGTTCTTCACAACCGGATCCTTTAACGCTTGGTGTATTACGTAATTCAACTCCAAAACAATGGCAGTTCACTCTGAGTTGGATGCCAGGTTATCACATGAATTATGAAGCCAAGTCGACTTTTATTATTGGCGATCTCGAAAGTGTGTCATTACCGAATCATACGCAAAATCTTATTGCTGTTACTGAAAAAGTGGATATTGACAAACTCTCAGTAACTTATACCAATCATTATTGGATTGATCCAATCACTGAACAGGTTGTTGCCTCACAACAATATTTGTATCCTGGTTCATCTAGAATAGACCTTTCTATCGCGAAAGAATTTCATGGAGAGGTGAAATAA
- a CDS encoding SLC13 family permease, with the protein MEWYLSSASVVLLLFVCTIVALIRFQNHPERVFGVLLLVLVASGIVTGAQVIKSFANQGVLTLMLLMVCSLALEKTKLLRVAATFIVRPNYVSSWLRLFGFSVLSSAFLNNTAVVSTLLAPIRNNPYHAGSRLLLPLSYAAIFGGTLTLIGTSTNLIVNSMAINAHLPALGFFDFTPIGIMVVLVCGIALLFYSHWLPHHNKGQVVAADYFVDAKVQPGSALIGKTIEANGLRNLESLFLVEILRDGRLISPVTPFEIIKENDRLIFSGDIKKVTLLTQFDGLNCFAYQNGLPLTNLKEVIIRPDSVLTGKKLKLSGFRALFDSAVVGIRRDGEKLSGKLGDIVLKAGDYLIIAVGDDFKSRRNIDKNFYRVSDVETEQCLSGWQESLAVYGFVAVILFSALGYVPLFTALLVFLGSLLLCGCLSSNEIMHRLPKNIWLIISSALLLSEALTNTGALNGLKNAVADNSSGFSPLLGIVIIYVMTWILTEFVTNNAAAALIFPISMSMAESLHANPQAYLLALAFGASASFMSPYGYQTNLMVYSAGNYRLKDFIKVGLPISVIYGTVVVGMLGCFYL; encoded by the coding sequence ATGGAGTGGTATCTCTCAAGCGCTTCAGTGGTGTTATTGTTGTTTGTGTGCACTATCGTTGCTCTTATTCGCTTTCAAAACCATCCTGAGCGAGTATTTGGTGTGTTGCTGCTGGTGTTAGTGGCGAGTGGAATTGTGACGGGCGCTCAAGTGATCAAAAGCTTTGCCAATCAGGGTGTGCTCACTTTGATGCTTTTAATGGTGTGTTCTTTGGCATTAGAAAAAACCAAACTGCTGCGTGTTGCCGCGACTTTTATTGTGCGGCCAAATTATGTTAGCAGTTGGCTGCGCTTATTTGGTTTTAGTGTTTTGTCATCTGCCTTTCTGAATAATACCGCGGTAGTATCTACCCTATTAGCTCCAATTCGTAATAATCCCTATCATGCAGGAAGCCGCCTATTACTGCCGCTCTCTTATGCAGCGATTTTTGGTGGCACTCTCACATTAATTGGTACGTCGACCAACCTTATCGTCAACAGCATGGCGATTAATGCGCATTTACCTGCCCTTGGTTTTTTTGATTTTACACCAATTGGCATTATGGTGGTTTTGGTTTGTGGAATTGCGCTTTTGTTTTATTCCCATTGGCTCCCTCACCATAATAAAGGACAAGTCGTCGCAGCTGATTATTTTGTTGATGCCAAAGTGCAACCGGGATCTGCCCTAATAGGGAAAACCATTGAAGCCAATGGGCTGCGTAATTTAGAGTCTCTCTTTTTAGTGGAGATTTTGCGCGATGGGCGGTTGATATCGCCCGTCACTCCCTTTGAAATTATTAAAGAAAATGATCGGCTCATTTTTAGTGGCGACATTAAAAAAGTCACCTTATTGACTCAGTTTGATGGACTGAACTGTTTTGCTTATCAAAATGGTTTGCCCTTAACGAACTTAAAAGAGGTGATTATTCGCCCTGATAGTGTACTAACGGGTAAGAAGCTAAAACTCTCTGGTTTTCGTGCATTATTTGATTCAGCTGTGGTGGGGATTCGCCGAGACGGTGAAAAGCTGTCGGGAAAGTTGGGGGATATTGTACTTAAAGCCGGTGATTACTTGATTATTGCGGTGGGGGATGATTTTAAATCACGCCGAAATATTGATAAAAATTTCTATCGAGTGAGCGATGTTGAAACTGAGCAATGCTTAAGCGGTTGGCAAGAGTCTCTCGCTGTTTATGGCTTTGTCGCGGTGATTCTCTTTTCTGCTTTAGGGTATGTTCCCTTATTTACTGCGTTATTGGTGTTTCTTGGGAGCTTATTGCTGTGTGGTTGTCTCTCTTCAAACGAGATTATGCATCGCTTACCTAAGAATATTTGGCTTATCATTTCTTCAGCGTTGCTGCTTTCAGAAGCGTTAACCAATACCGGTGCCTTAAATGGGTTAAAAAATGCAGTAGCAGATAATTCATCCGGTTTTTCTCCGCTATTGGGTATCGTGATTATTTATGTCATGACATGGATATTAACTGAGTTTGTCACGAATAATGCGGCGGCAGCGCTTATTTTCCCCATTAGTATGAGCATGGCAGAAAGCCTGCATGCCAATCCTCAGGCGTATTTGCTGGCACTGGCCTTTGGCGCTAGTGCTAGTTTTATGAGCCCGTATGGGTATCAAACCAATTTGATGGTTTATAGCGCGGGCAATTACCGTTTAAAAGATTTTATAAAGGTCGGATTACCGATCAGTGTAATTTATGGAACAGTGGTGGTTGGCATGTTGGGATGTTTCTATCTTTAG
- the cysC gene encoding adenylyl-sulfate kinase produces the protein MSPYERKQHDGVVNDVVWHHATVTHQDRVKQKGQTPVVLWFTGLSGSGKSTIANAVESLLLAKGKHSYLLDGDNVRHGLNKDLGFSDADRVENIRRIGEVAKLFVDSGSIVLTAFISPFIVDRQQVRDLLAPGQFLEVFVDTPLDVCEARDPKGLYKKARAGEIAHFTGIDSAYEAPSKPEIHVKTAQASIDECAVQIVAQLEALGYLRGDK, from the coding sequence ATGTCTCCGTACGAAAGAAAGCAGCATGACGGTGTTGTTAACGATGTGGTTTGGCATCACGCTACGGTTACCCATCAAGATCGTGTCAAGCAGAAAGGTCAAACCCCCGTGGTGTTGTGGTTTACCGGGCTAAGTGGCTCGGGTAAATCGACCATTGCTAATGCGGTGGAAAGTTTGTTGCTGGCTAAAGGTAAACACAGTTACCTGTTAGATGGTGATAATGTGCGCCATGGGCTCAATAAAGACTTGGGTTTTAGTGATGCTGATCGAGTAGAGAATATTCGTCGGATTGGTGAAGTGGCTAAGCTGTTTGTTGATTCAGGTTCTATTGTCCTCACGGCCTTTATTTCGCCGTTTATCGTTGATCGCCAGCAGGTTCGTGATTTACTTGCACCGGGCCAATTTCTTGAGGTGTTTGTGGATACTCCACTCGACGTATGCGAAGCACGTGATCCTAAAGGTTTATATAAAAAGGCGCGTGCTGGAGAAATTGCACATTTCACTGGTATTGATTCTGCGTATGAGGCTCCCTCTAAACCGGAAATTCATGTAAAAACGGCACAAGCATCCATTGACGAATGTGCGGTACAGATTGTTGCGCAGCTTGAAGCGCTGGGTTATCTGCGAGGAGATAAATAG
- a CDS encoding HAD-IA family hydrolase yields the protein MNYRAIVKQRFPFVENALRRNDVLMALAVRIESALLRRNMKKLNKGFKGSQISRDMNDIQRLLGQAKTLGLFDATWYSDVQQRGFESELQAFSDYLYKSTFSSVSPSPAFDNLSYERRNIDVFYAGISPLEHYLESGVNEGRVICPFYPKWTPTDKLVIKPNVTQIKSLKVAICLHVFYEDFIEYYARCLRDFPVNVDLFISVSDQSYQQSIDQHLASLDCVNQIEVAVVPNRGRNFGPMLVEFGQKLLDYDLFCHLHSKKSLYSGRPQTQWSDYLGEYLLNDHYVISKMLTYMMDNSECGLYYPTSFSMMPDWVNHWLKNKPYRADYFNEWDIECHRDFLPYPVGGMFWAKPQAIKPLLEKAYCYDDFPEEPLPNDGSTLHALERCIGLLAEKSGYSQLFYYPELGAFTHDQSYVFANYVNNAQQLYDKLAPFDVISFDVFDTLVRRSHYVPDYAKLKLGKYLEQQGVVANAHDFVKARNQAEFEVRQLKHFQGDVTIFETYQQLANCYHWDDVLSNQYAEMEFAYDLEMIESKDEMVDIANRFIAQGKQVYIISDTYYTEYQIVLMLRKAGVTNGYQLLVSSAKGLRKDNATMWSYVANMLSNKNRFVHIGDNAVADAQLPGDFGLANLHILNPADKWQAAGWHNPLVGDAQLDEKLILKWGPLISQFGRYPFLGE from the coding sequence ATGAATTATAGAGCAATAGTAAAGCAGCGTTTCCCTTTTGTAGAAAACGCATTACGACGCAACGATGTTTTGATGGCTTTAGCGGTTCGAATTGAATCAGCTCTGTTGCGCCGGAATATGAAAAAATTAAATAAGGGATTTAAAGGTAGCCAAATATCCAGAGATATGAATGATATTCAGCGACTGTTAGGACAAGCAAAAACTCTCGGCTTATTTGATGCGACCTGGTATAGCGATGTCCAGCAGCGCGGGTTTGAGTCGGAGTTGCAGGCTTTTAGTGATTATCTATACAAAAGTACCTTTTCTTCTGTTAGTCCTTCCCCTGCATTTGATAATCTAAGCTACGAACGACGTAATATTGATGTGTTTTATGCGGGAATTAGCCCATTAGAGCATTATCTGGAATCAGGGGTTAATGAGGGACGTGTTATTTGTCCGTTCTACCCTAAGTGGACTCCAACAGATAAATTGGTTATTAAGCCTAATGTAACCCAAATTAAAAGCCTAAAAGTGGCGATTTGTTTACATGTGTTCTATGAAGATTTCATTGAGTATTATGCTCGTTGTTTAAGAGATTTCCCTGTTAATGTTGATCTCTTTATCAGTGTTAGTGATCAGAGTTATCAGCAAAGTATTGATCAACATCTTGCTAGCCTTGATTGTGTCAACCAAATCGAAGTGGCTGTTGTACCCAATCGTGGTCGCAATTTCGGACCTATGTTAGTTGAATTTGGTCAAAAACTATTAGATTACGATCTATTTTGTCATCTTCATTCTAAGAAATCTTTATATTCTGGTCGCCCTCAAACCCAGTGGTCTGATTATTTAGGTGAGTACCTATTGAATGACCACTATGTTATTTCCAAAATGTTAACTTACATGATGGATAACTCTGAGTGTGGACTTTACTATCCGACCTCTTTCTCCATGATGCCAGATTGGGTAAACCATTGGTTAAAAAATAAGCCCTATCGAGCTGACTATTTCAATGAGTGGGATATTGAATGTCATCGAGATTTTCTACCTTATCCGGTCGGTGGTATGTTTTGGGCAAAACCGCAAGCCATTAAGCCGTTACTTGAAAAAGCATACTGCTATGATGATTTTCCAGAAGAGCCTTTACCAAATGATGGTTCAACGCTGCACGCCTTGGAGCGCTGCATTGGGTTGTTAGCTGAAAAATCGGGTTATAGTCAGCTGTTTTATTATCCTGAGTTAGGCGCATTTACACATGACCAAAGTTATGTATTTGCCAATTATGTTAATAATGCTCAGCAGCTCTATGATAAGTTAGCTCCATTTGATGTTATCTCTTTCGATGTGTTTGATACATTGGTAAGACGTTCTCATTATGTGCCTGATTATGCCAAGCTGAAATTGGGGAAATATCTTGAACAGCAAGGGGTTGTTGCTAACGCCCATGACTTTGTTAAAGCCCGTAACCAAGCAGAGTTTGAAGTACGTCAGTTAAAGCATTTTCAAGGAGATGTGACGATATTTGAAACCTATCAGCAATTGGCTAATTGCTACCACTGGGACGACGTACTCAGCAATCAGTATGCGGAAATGGAATTTGCTTATGATCTTGAAATGATTGAAAGTAAAGATGAAATGGTGGATATTGCTAACCGCTTTATTGCCCAAGGTAAGCAAGTTTACATTATCTCGGATACTTACTATACCGAATACCAAATTGTATTGATGTTACGCAAAGCTGGAGTAACGAATGGTTACCAACTGTTGGTTTCGTCTGCAAAGGGGCTGCGTAAGGATAATGCCACTATGTGGTCTTACGTTGCTAATATGCTTTCGAACAAGAACCGTTTTGTGCATATAGGTGATAATGCAGTTGCAGATGCTCAATTACCGGGTGATTTTGGCTTAGCCAATCTGCATATTTTGAATCCAGCGGACAAGTGGCAAGCTGCTGGATGGCATAACCCTCTTGTGGGCGATGCACAATTAGATGAAAAATTAATATTAAAATGGGGACCATTGATTAGCCAGTTTGGTCGTTACCCATTTTTAGGTGAATAA
- a CDS encoding DHH family phosphoesterase, with protein MHYDVFNGDADGIIALLQLRLDEPKQSILITGVKRDIKLLSQVVKADDVTSVTTLDISMEKNLTALQELLDKHIPVFYCDHHRTGEIPESNLLDVFVNLDAEVCTSLLINQKLQGKYSSWAIAAAFGDNLHQRAQAMGEQQGLSQVDIDFLCELGTLINYNGYGATLDDLHISPADLYQQLIQYSSPFELREDRSSPYYLLQKGYEQDYAHVAQIKPLHSDSVSCVFELPCEPWARRISGVYGNELANQAPDIAHAVLTLNGSGEDYTVSVRAPLNNRVGADEVCTQFVTGGGRKAAAGVNALPLGEKAKFIQTLNDYYRVS; from the coding sequence ATGCATTATGATGTATTTAACGGTGATGCAGACGGTATTATTGCTCTTTTACAATTGCGCTTAGATGAGCCCAAACAAAGCATTCTTATCACAGGTGTAAAGCGCGATATAAAGCTGCTTTCGCAAGTGGTTAAAGCGGATGATGTGACATCAGTGACGACTTTAGATATTTCTATGGAGAAAAATCTGACAGCGTTACAGGAGTTGTTGGATAAACATATCCCTGTGTTTTATTGCGATCATCACCGTACTGGAGAGATACCGGAATCTAACCTGCTCGACGTTTTTGTGAACTTAGATGCTGAAGTGTGTACCAGTTTACTGATTAACCAAAAACTGCAAGGTAAATACAGTTCTTGGGCAATCGCGGCCGCTTTTGGTGATAACCTTCACCAGCGAGCTCAAGCGATGGGTGAGCAACAAGGATTAAGTCAGGTTGATATCGACTTTTTGTGTGAGTTAGGCACGCTGATTAATTATAACGGTTATGGCGCCACGCTTGATGATCTGCATATCTCACCGGCAGACTTGTATCAGCAACTTATTCAATATTCCTCGCCATTTGAGCTGAGAGAAGATCGCTCTTCCCCATACTATCTTTTGCAAAAAGGGTATGAGCAGGATTATGCGCACGTTGCTCAAATTAAGCCACTGCATAGTGACTCAGTGAGTTGTGTCTTTGAATTGCCATGTGAGCCTTGGGCTAGACGCATTAGCGGTGTTTATGGCAATGAATTGGCTAACCAAGCCCCAGATATTGCTCATGCGGTGCTGACTCTCAATGGTAGTGGTGAAGATTATACGGTGAGTGTTCGTGCCCCTTTAAATAATCGTGTTGGTGCAGATGAGGTTTGCACCCAGTTTGTAACCGGTGGTGGACGTAAAGCGGCTGCTGGAGTTAATGCTTTACCGCTAGGTGAAAAAGCGAAATTTATCCAAACATTAAATGATTACTACAGGGTGAGCTGA
- a CDS encoding ABC transporter ATP-binding protein encodes MIELKKLSKYYPSQLGKQYIFRDLDFSFPDIGNIALLGSNGAGKSTLFRIIAGSEYPNKGKVISSKSISWPVALATGIHPEMTGRENTRFIGRVNGVADLDAYEEKVQAFAELGVKYDLPVKNYSSGMRSRLAFGCCISIDFDVYLIDEVTSVGDQQFRKKAKQALLDKKETSNIIMVSHDIKEIKQFCDSAVILHQGALTYFSDLDEGLSVYKQL; translated from the coding sequence ATGATTGAGTTGAAAAAACTCTCTAAGTACTATCCTTCTCAACTAGGTAAACAATATATCTTTCGTGATTTGGATTTTTCATTTCCGGATATAGGTAACATTGCGTTACTCGGTAGTAATGGTGCTGGTAAGTCAACCTTGTTTCGTATCATAGCGGGTAGTGAATATCCCAATAAAGGGAAAGTTATTTCATCCAAATCGATCTCTTGGCCGGTAGCTTTGGCAACCGGTATTCACCCCGAAATGACGGGGAGAGAAAACACCCGCTTTATTGGCCGTGTGAACGGTGTTGCTGATTTGGATGCTTATGAAGAGAAAGTGCAAGCATTCGCTGAGTTAGGGGTTAAATACGATTTACCGGTAAAAAACTATTCTAGTGGCATGCGCTCACGCTTAGCGTTTGGTTGCTGTATTTCCATTGATTTTGATGTGTATCTAATTGATGAGGTCACTTCTGTCGGGGATCAGCAATTTCGTAAAAAAGCTAAGCAGGCCTTGTTAGATAAAAAAGAAACATCAAATATCATCATGGTGAGCCACGATATCAAAGAAATTAAACAGTTTTGCGATAGTGCGGTGATTCTTCATCAAGGTGCATTAACCTATTTTTCTGATTTGGATGAAGGCTTAAGTGTATATAAGCAGTTGTAG
- the cysD gene encoding sulfate adenylyltransferase subunit CysD: MTLTPARMTHLKQLEAESIHIIREVAAEFDNPVMLYSVGKDSSVMLHLAKKAFAPGVPPFPLMHVDTTWKFKEMIRFRDYMAEKVGMKLIVHQNQEGIAMNISPFENGSKHTDVMKTQGLKQALDKYKFDAAFGGARRDEEKSRAKERVYSFRDEHHRWDPKNQRPELWNIYNGRVNQGESIRVFPLSNWTELDIWQYIYLENIEIPDLYFSKKRPVVKRDGMLIMVDDERMTLRDGEKIEEKMVRFRTLGCYPLTGAVESEATTLPEIIQEMLLTTTSERQGRAIDHDSSGSMEKKKREGYF, encoded by the coding sequence ATGACATTAACTCCTGCACGTATGACGCACCTTAAACAGCTTGAAGCTGAGTCGATACATATTATTCGTGAAGTAGCGGCAGAATTCGATAATCCGGTCATGCTTTATTCTGTGGGGAAAGATTCTTCGGTCATGCTGCATCTGGCTAAAAAAGCCTTTGCTCCTGGTGTGCCGCCGTTTCCTTTGATGCATGTGGACACCACATGGAAATTCAAAGAGATGATCCGCTTTCGCGATTACATGGCGGAAAAAGTCGGTATGAAGTTAATCGTTCATCAAAACCAAGAAGGGATTGCGATGAATATTAGCCCATTTGAAAACGGCTCTAAGCATACTGATGTGATGAAAACTCAAGGTCTTAAGCAGGCGCTAGACAAGTATAAATTTGATGCCGCTTTTGGCGGTGCGCGTCGCGATGAAGAAAAATCACGAGCGAAAGAAAGGGTGTATTCATTTCGTGATGAACACCACCGTTGGGATCCTAAAAACCAACGTCCAGAGTTGTGGAATATTTACAATGGTCGAGTTAATCAGGGAGAAAGCATTCGTGTGTTCCCATTATCAAACTGGACTGAACTGGATATTTGGCAATATATCTATCTAGAAAATATAGAAATTCCGGATTTGTACTTTTCCAAGAAACGCCCAGTGGTAAAACGCGACGGCATGTTGATTATGGTCGATGATGAACGTATGACCCTGCGTGATGGCGAGAAAATTGAAGAGAAAATGGTGCGTTTTCGTACGTTGGGATGTTATCCACTCACTGGGGCGGTTGAATCTGAAGCGACAACGTTACCTGAGATCATTCAAGAGATGCTGCTGACAACCACCTCTGAGCGTCAAGGACGTGCAATTGACCATGATAGTTCTGGTTCAATGGAGAAGAAGAAACGCGAAGGGTATTTCTAA